A single Flavobacterium sp. 1 DNA region contains:
- a CDS encoding ATP-dependent Clp protease ATP-binding subunit, whose protein sequence is MDDNFSPRVKDVITYSKEEALRLGHDFIGTEHLMLGILRDGNGKAIHILNNLSVDLDHLRRKVEILSPASPSIDVSVEKKNLHLTRQAERALKTTFLEAKVFQSSSISTAHLLLCILRNENDPTTKLLNKLKIDYDIAKEQYINMTPNEEEFLENLPKNESYNDDSGQDDSLKEGSFNNPANKSNKKSKTPVLDNFGRDLTEMAEEGKLDPVVGREKEIERVSQILSRRKKNNPLLIGEPGVGKSAIAEGLALRIIQKKVSRILFNKRVVTLDLASLVAGTKYRGQFEERMKAVMNELEKNDDIILFIDEIHTIVGAGGATGSLDASNMFKPALSRGEIQCIGATTLDEYRQYIEKDGALERRFQKVIVEPTSVEETIAILNNIKNKYEDHHNVIYTPEAIEACVKLTNRYMSERFLPDKAIDALDEAGSRVHITNIDVPKQILDLERQLEEVRELKNLVVKKQKYEEAAKLRDDEKKIEKDLAIAQEQWEEDSKTNRILVTEDNVADVVSMMTGIPVNRIAQTESNKLAKLPELIQDKVIGQNEAVIKIARSIQRNRAGLKDPNRPIGSFIFLGQTGVGKTQLAKVLAKELFDSEDALVRIDMSEYMEKFAISRLVGAPPGYVGYEEGGQLTEKVRRKPYCVVLLDEIEKAHPDVFNMMLQVLDDGYLTDSLGRKIDFKNTIIIMTSNVGARQLKDFGQGVGFGTAAKIAQADDNSKSIIENALKKTFAPEFLNRIDDVIVFNTLEKEDINLIIEIELKKLYSRVNELGYQLKLSDEAKAFIADKGFDKQFGARPLKRAIQKYVEDALAEEIITSKITSGDEIFMDIEEGSQELTIKVHKAEEPTNQ, encoded by the coding sequence ATGGATGATAATTTTTCACCTAGAGTAAAGGACGTTATTACTTATAGCAAAGAAGAGGCACTGCGTCTTGGACATGACTTTATAGGTACTGAACATTTGATGCTTGGCATTCTGAGGGATGGAAATGGTAAAGCAATTCACATCCTGAACAACCTGTCAGTTGATCTTGATCATTTGAGGAGAAAGGTTGAGATACTAAGCCCAGCGAGCCCTAGCATTGATGTCAGTGTAGAAAAGAAAAATTTACATCTGACGCGTCAAGCCGAACGAGCTTTGAAAACGACTTTTCTGGAAGCCAAAGTTTTCCAAAGTTCCTCTATTAGCACAGCACATCTGCTGCTGTGTATCTTAAGAAATGAAAATGACCCTACAACCAAGCTATTGAATAAGCTCAAAATAGATTATGACATAGCTAAAGAACAATACATCAACATGACTCCAAACGAAGAAGAATTTTTAGAAAACTTGCCAAAAAACGAATCATATAATGATGATTCAGGACAAGATGACAGTCTCAAAGAAGGCAGTTTTAATAATCCAGCCAATAAATCTAATAAAAAATCAAAAACTCCGGTTCTTGATAACTTTGGAAGAGATTTAACAGAAATGGCCGAGGAAGGAAAACTGGATCCTGTTGTTGGGCGTGAAAAAGAAATTGAACGTGTTTCTCAAATTTTGAGCCGTCGCAAAAAAAACAACCCCCTATTAATTGGAGAACCTGGTGTGGGTAAATCAGCTATTGCTGAAGGTCTTGCTTTGCGTATTATTCAAAAGAAAGTTTCCCGTATATTATTCAACAAACGTGTTGTAACTCTAGATTTGGCCAGTTTAGTTGCTGGGACAAAATATAGAGGCCAGTTTGAAGAACGTATGAAAGCCGTAATGAATGAGTTGGAAAAAAATGATGATATCATTCTTTTTATAGACGAAATTCATACTATTGTTGGTGCCGGTGGCGCTACTGGTTCGCTTGATGCTTCAAATATGTTCAAACCTGCTTTGTCAAGAGGAGAAATTCAATGTATTGGAGCTACAACTCTGGATGAATACAGACAATACATCGAGAAAGACGGCGCGCTTGAAAGACGTTTCCAAAAAGTAATTGTAGAACCAACTTCGGTTGAAGAAACTATTGCAATTTTGAACAACATAAAAAACAAATATGAAGATCATCATAATGTAATTTACACTCCAGAAGCAATTGAAGCTTGTGTTAAATTAACTAATAGGTACATGTCTGAACGTTTCTTGCCAGACAAAGCTATTGATGCATTGGATGAAGCTGGATCTAGAGTTCACATCACCAATATTGACGTTCCAAAACAAATATTAGATTTAGAACGACAATTAGAAGAAGTTCGCGAGTTGAAAAATTTGGTTGTCAAAAAGCAAAAATATGAAGAGGCTGCTAAACTTCGTGACGATGAGAAAAAGATAGAAAAAGATTTAGCCATAGCACAAGAGCAATGGGAAGAAGATTCTAAAACCAATAGAATATTGGTAACCGAAGACAATGTTGCCGACGTTGTGTCTATGATGACTGGTATTCCAGTAAACAGAATTGCACAAACTGAAAGCAATAAACTGGCTAAATTACCTGAGCTGATTCAAGACAAAGTAATTGGACAAAATGAGGCTGTTATAAAAATCGCTCGATCTATTCAAAGAAACCGCGCCGGATTGAAAGACCCAAACAGACCTATTGGTTCATTTATTTTCTTAGGTCAGACTGGTGTTGGTAAAACTCAATTGGCCAAAGTTCTTGCCAAAGAATTATTCGATTCTGAAGATGCATTGGTTCGAATTGACATGAGCGAATACATGGAGAAATTTGCAATTTCAAGATTAGTTGGAGCACCTCCAGGATACGTAGGATACGAAGAAGGCGGACAATTGACTGAAAAAGTGAGAAGAAAACCATATTGTGTTGTACTTCTTGATGAAATTGAAAAAGCGCATCCGGATGTATTCAATATGATGCTTCAAGTATTGGACGATGGTTATTTAACTGATAGTTTGGGCCGCAAAATTGATTTCAAGAACACTATTATTATTATGACTTCTAATGTTGGAGCCCGTCAATTGAAAGATTTTGGGCAAGGAGTTGGATTTGGCACTGCTGCCAAAATCGCTCAAGCCGATGATAACTCCAAAAGCATAATCGAAAATGCCTTAAAGAAAACTTTTGCACCTGAATTTTTAAATAGAATTGATGATGTAATTGTGTTTAACACTTTAGAAAAAGAAGATATCAATTTGATTATCGAAATAGAGCTAAAAAAATTATACAGCCGTGTTAATGAATTAGGGTATCAATTGAAATTATCTGATGAAGCCAAAGCATTTATTGCGGATAAAGGGTTCGACAAACAGTTTGGAGCAAGACCTTTAAAAAGAGCGATTCAGAAGTATGTTGAAGATGCTCTGGCAGAAGAAATTATCACTTCAAAAATCACTTCTGGTGACGAAATATTCATGGATATTGAAGAGGGTTCACAAGAGTTAACTATAAAAGTTCACAAAGCAGAAGAACCTACAAATCAATAA
- a CDS encoding DUF421 domain-containing protein encodes MNPYLDIVIRSAAVYLFMVIALRVFGKKELSQLNTADVILILLISNSVQNAMVGNNTTLWGGLAAATILFAINFILKKLIYRYKNFSNFMLEKPEILIHNGTLDFKNLSKLDITSDELKEAMREHGIEYFKDVKLAMLEIDGNISIITGEYTLKQTHYKRKKNHKNLIQGN; translated from the coding sequence ATGAATCCCTATCTAGATATTGTTATCCGAAGTGCTGCTGTCTATTTATTCATGGTTATTGCGTTGCGGGTTTTTGGCAAAAAAGAATTATCGCAACTCAATACCGCCGATGTAATTTTGATTTTACTGATAAGCAACTCCGTGCAAAATGCAATGGTAGGAAACAACACAACACTTTGGGGAGGTTTGGCAGCAGCGACAATTCTTTTCGCAATTAATTTCATCCTAAAAAAATTGATATATCGGTATAAAAATTTCAGCAATTTCATGCTTGAAAAACCTGAAATCCTAATACACAACGGAACATTAGATTTCAAAAACTTGAGCAAGTTAGACATCACTTCAGATGAATTGAAAGAAGCCATGAGAGAACATGGCATAGAATATTTTAAGGATGTAAAACTGGCAATGCTTGAAATTGATGGAAACATTAGCATTATAACTGGTGAATATACTTTAAAACAAACCCACTACAAACGCAAAAAGAATCATAAAAACTTAATCCAAGGAAATTAG
- a CDS encoding GNAT family N-acetyltransferase, producing MRENKKMDNLKIIEIKSDQIEQYKNFLNSGLINDEENFRITPNDDLNAPFPTKDKSDSFTLSAYVDNELAGVVSFGRYGSDREKLRHKGILFRMYVSEKFRGKGIAKMLIEELVERVKGISDIEQINLTVISNNENAKKLYEKQGFVTFGSEKNAIKWKNKYFNEDQMTLKLI from the coding sequence ATGAGAGAAAATAAAAAGATGGATAATTTAAAAATAATAGAAATTAAATCTGATCAAATTGAGCAATATAAAAACTTCTTGAATTCGGGACTTATAAATGATGAAGAAAATTTTCGCATAACACCTAACGATGACTTAAATGCGCCATTTCCAACAAAAGATAAGTCTGATAGTTTTACTCTTAGTGCTTATGTAGATAATGAGTTAGCAGGTGTAGTGAGTTTTGGGCGATATGGTTCAGATAGAGAAAAATTAAGGCATAAAGGGATTTTATTTAGAATGTATGTTTCTGAAAAGTTTCGTGGAAAAGGAATTGCTAAAATGCTTATTGAAGAATTGGTTGAACGGGTAAAAGGAATTTCAGACATTGAACAAATAAATTTGACCGTAATTTCAAATAATGAAAATGCAAAGAAGCTATACGAAAAGCAAGGTTTTGTAACATTTGGTTCTGAAAAAAATGCAATAAAGTGGAAAAATAAATATTTTAATGAAGATCAAATGACATTGAAACTTATATAG
- the gyrA gene encoding DNA gyrase subunit A translates to MSEGEKLIPINIEDEMKSAYIDYSMSVIVSRALPDVRDGLKPVHRRVLYGMYDLGVNSRSAHKKSARIVGEVLGKYHPHGDTSVYDAMVRMAQEWSMRYLLVDGQGNFGSVDGDSPAAMRYTEARMKKISEEIMADIEKETVDFQLNFDDTLYEPKVMPTRVPTLLINGATGIAVGMATNMPPHNLTEVINGTLAYLENNDIEIDELMNHIKAPDFPTGGVIYGYEGVREAFKTGRGRIVMRAKVGFEEVDGRESIIVTEIPYQVNKADMIKRTADLVNEKKIEGIANIRDESDRNGMRIVYILKRDATPNVVLNTLYKYTQLQSSFSVNNIALVKGRPQMLNLKDMIHYFIEHRHDVVVRRTQFELRKAEERAHILEGLIIASDNIDEVIALIRGSKNIEEAREKLIERFNLSDIQARAIVEMRLRQLTGLEQDKLRAEYEELMKLIEHLKALLADVNLRTALIKEELEEIREKYGDERRSQIEYSGGDVSIEDLIADENVVITISHAGYIKRTNLTEYKTQNRGGVGQKSAGTRDQDFLEHMYVATNHQYMMFFTQKGKCFWMRVYEIPEGSKTAKGRAIQNLVNIESDDKVKAFICTQDLKDKDYINSHNLVMVTKKGQVKKTSLEKYSKPRVNGVAAITIKEGDELLEAKLTNGESQIILAVKSGKLVRFEETKTRPMGRTASGVRGITLKDDADEVIGMVTVDKDDINDSQILVVTENGYGKRTKLVDEDGEDVYRITNRGGKGVKTLNITEKTGKLISINAVTDADDLMIINKSGLTIRMAIEDLRVMGRATQGVKLINLKGNDSIAAVTKVMKDDVAEVIVDEDGNVIEAEVIERVKPVLEVLEDDGTADDDDNDSEDEVEEDDSDEDDTDNEE, encoded by the coding sequence ATGTCTGAAGGAGAAAAGTTAATTCCTATTAACATTGAAGATGAAATGAAATCAGCTTACATCGATTATTCGATGTCAGTAATTGTCTCAAGAGCGCTTCCTGATGTAAGAGATGGTTTGAAACCAGTACATCGAAGAGTACTTTATGGAATGTATGATTTAGGAGTAAACTCAAGATCTGCCCACAAAAAATCTGCAAGAATAGTCGGGGAAGTTTTAGGAAAGTATCACCCTCATGGAGATACCTCAGTTTATGATGCTATGGTGCGTATGGCTCAAGAATGGAGTATGCGTTATTTGTTAGTTGATGGACAAGGTAACTTTGGATCTGTAGATGGCGATAGCCCTGCAGCAATGCGTTATACTGAGGCCAGAATGAAAAAGATTTCGGAAGAAATTATGGCCGATATCGAAAAAGAAACAGTTGATTTCCAGCTTAACTTTGACGATACTTTATATGAACCAAAAGTAATGCCAACCAGAGTTCCTACATTATTGATTAATGGAGCAACAGGAATTGCTGTAGGTATGGCAACTAATATGCCACCACATAATTTAACTGAAGTTATCAATGGTACATTAGCCTACCTTGAAAATAACGATATTGAAATAGATGAATTGATGAATCATATTAAAGCTCCAGATTTTCCTACTGGAGGTGTGATATATGGTTATGAAGGTGTTCGTGAGGCATTTAAAACGGGTAGAGGGCGTATTGTTATGCGTGCCAAAGTTGGTTTTGAAGAAGTAGACGGCAGAGAATCAATCATCGTTACCGAAATTCCATATCAAGTTAATAAAGCTGATATGATTAAGCGTACTGCTGATTTGGTTAACGAAAAGAAAATTGAAGGAATTGCGAATATTCGTGACGAATCGGATAGAAATGGTATGCGTATCGTTTATATATTGAAACGTGATGCAACGCCAAATGTGGTTTTGAATACCTTATATAAATACACGCAATTACAATCATCTTTCAGTGTAAATAATATTGCATTGGTAAAAGGCCGTCCTCAAATGTTGAATCTAAAAGATATGATTCATTATTTTATTGAGCACCGTCACGATGTTGTTGTACGCAGAACTCAATTTGAATTGCGTAAAGCCGAAGAAAGAGCTCATATTTTAGAAGGTTTAATTATTGCGTCAGATAATATTGATGAAGTTATAGCGTTAATTAGAGGGTCTAAAAATATTGAAGAAGCTCGTGAAAAATTGATTGAGCGATTTAATTTATCAGATATTCAGGCTAGAGCGATTGTAGAAATGCGTCTGCGTCAGTTAACAGGACTGGAACAGGATAAATTAAGAGCTGAATACGAAGAGTTGATGAAGTTAATAGAGCATTTGAAAGCTTTATTAGCTGATGTAAATTTAAGAACGGCATTAATTAAGGAAGAACTTGAAGAGATTCGTGAAAAGTATGGTGATGAACGTCGTTCTCAAATCGAATATTCAGGAGGAGATGTTAGTATAGAGGATTTAATTGCAGATGAAAATGTGGTTATTACAATTTCTCATGCTGGTTATATCAAACGTACAAATCTTACGGAATACAAAACACAAAATAGAGGAGGAGTTGGTCAAAAAAGCGCAGGAACAAGAGATCAGGATTTCTTAGAACACATGTATGTGGCAACTAATCATCAGTACATGATGTTCTTTACTCAAAAAGGGAAATGTTTCTGGATGCGTGTTTATGAAATTCCAGAAGGAAGTAAAACGGCTAAAGGTAGAGCAATCCAAAACTTGGTAAACATCGAAAGTGATGATAAAGTAAAAGCATTTATCTGCACACAAGATTTAAAAGATAAAGATTATATCAACAGTCATAACCTTGTAATGGTAACCAAAAAAGGTCAGGTTAAGAAAACATCTTTAGAAAAATATTCTAAACCTAGAGTAAATGGTGTTGCTGCAATTACTATTAAAGAAGGAGATGAATTATTAGAAGCAAAATTAACTAATGGTGAAAGCCAAATCATTTTAGCTGTTAAATCTGGGAAATTAGTTCGTTTTGAAGAGACCAAAACACGTCCGATGGGAAGAACTGCTTCTGGAGTCCGCGGAATTACATTAAAGGATGATGCTGATGAAGTAATTGGTATGGTTACTGTTGATAAAGATGATATTAATGATTCACAAATTTTAGTTGTTACAGAAAACGGATATGGCAAACGTACCAAATTAGTTGATGAAGACGGTGAAGATGTCTATAGAATTACAAACCGTGGAGGTAAAGGAGTTAAGACCTTAAATATTACGGAAAAAACAGGAAAATTGATTTCTATAAATGCTGTAACAGATGCAGATGATTTAATGATTATCAATAAGTCAGGTTTAACAATCAGGATGGCTATTGAAGATTTACGCGTTATGGGGCGTGCAACTCAAGGAGTTAAGTTAATTAATCTGAAAGGAAATGATTCGATAGCGGCAGTTACTAAGGTAATGAAAGATGATGTTGCAGAAGTTATTGTTGATGAAGATGGAAATGTTATCGAGGCAGAAGTAATCGAAAGGGTGAAACCAGTACTTGAAGTACTTGAAGATGATGGTACTGCAGATGACGATGACAACGATTCTGAAGATGAAGTAGAAGAAGATGATTCAGATGAAGACGATACTGATAACGAGGAATAG
- a CDS encoding inorganic phosphate transporter, which translates to MTLLLIIIVLALIFDYINGFHDAANAIATVVATKVLSPFQAVLWAAFFNFLAYWVFGLGVANTVAKTADSSQIDLVVILAGVVAAIIWNLITWWQGIPSSSSHTLIGGFAGAAVAHAISVHGFSDYTIIEDGVNHTKHWYDIVSWYKAGKDGGMPSGVVIIIAFIVLAPLLGAFMSYLISIWLLNASRKSILPKLFTIGLMILSIWFVYCQMVPFEKIEKPRFESSVFWSVVFESHNIKWFLVAFILLSISTFALVFSSLNLHKADAVLKKMQLLSSAAFSLGHGGNDSQKVMGIIAAAVAVYIKTSGVDIMHLPEWLQVVLPDDDKGIKGAMPEWIPLACYTAIAVGTLSGGWKIVKTMGSKITKVTSFEGVAAETAGALTLYFTEHFKVPVSTTHTITGSIIGVGLTKRVSAVRWGVTVSLLWAWVLTIPVSALLAALVYWFLNIFL; encoded by the coding sequence ATGACTTTACTATTAATTATTATAGTTCTAGCATTAATTTTTGATTACATCAATGGTTTCCACGATGCGGCCAATGCTATTGCTACTGTTGTTGCTACCAAGGTTTTGTCTCCTTTTCAAGCGGTACTTTGGGCAGCTTTTTTTAACTTTTTAGCCTATTGGGTTTTTGGCTTGGGAGTAGCCAATACGGTTGCTAAAACGGCCGATTCAAGTCAAATTGATTTAGTAGTAATTCTTGCAGGTGTTGTTGCGGCAATTATTTGGAATTTAATTACTTGGTGGCAGGGAATTCCTTCTAGTTCTTCACATACTTTAATTGGCGGTTTTGCTGGTGCTGCGGTTGCGCATGCAATTTCGGTACACGGATTTTCAGACTATACTATCATTGAAGATGGAGTAAATCATACAAAACATTGGTATGATATTGTAAGTTGGTACAAAGCTGGAAAAGATGGCGGTATGCCTTCTGGAGTAGTGATTATCATTGCGTTTATTGTTCTAGCTCCTTTGTTAGGAGCATTCATGTCGTATTTAATTTCTATTTGGCTTTTAAATGCTTCTAGAAAAAGTATTCTGCCTAAGTTGTTTACTATCGGATTAATGATACTGTCAATTTGGTTTGTTTATTGCCAAATGGTTCCATTCGAAAAGATCGAAAAGCCTCGTTTTGAATCTTCTGTTTTTTGGAGTGTTGTATTCGAATCGCATAATATTAAATGGTTTTTGGTAGCTTTTATACTATTGTCTATTTCAACATTTGCTTTAGTGTTTAGCAGTTTGAATTTGCATAAAGCCGATGCGGTTTTGAAAAAAATGCAATTATTGTCTTCTGCAGCATTTAGTTTGGGTCATGGTGGAAATGATTCTCAAAAAGTAATGGGGATTATCGCGGCAGCTGTAGCAGTTTACATTAAAACTAGCGGTGTAGATATTATGCATCTTCCAGAATGGTTACAAGTAGTTCTTCCGGATGATGATAAAGGCATAAAAGGAGCAATGCCGGAATGGATTCCTTTAGCTTGTTATACTGCTATTGCGGTTGGAACATTAAGCGGTGGATGGAAAATTGTAAAAACAATGGGTTCCAAGATTACCAAAGTAACTTCTTTTGAAGGAGTAGCCGCTGAAACTGCAGGAGCTTTGACACTTTATTTTACTGAACATTTTAAAGTGCCGGTAAGTACAACACATACTATTACAGGATCTATTATTGGAGTAGGGTTAACAAAACGTGTTTCGGCAGTACGTTGGGGTGTAACGGTAAGTTTACTCTGGGCTTGGGTGCTAACAATTCCTGTTTCAGCATTATTGGCTGCACTAGTATATTGGTTTCTAAATATATTTTTATAA
- a CDS encoding DUF47 domain-containing protein yields MSLNSIFQFLVPKDKKFFPLFEEASSNLIELASNLHEAVNLPLKEREVLFIKIDELEQKGEDITRQTNLELSRNFITPFDREDIHSLITSIDYVADYLHGAASRMRLYQVDKITKSIRKMTEINLEACQNIDVAVKELKNLSNMKTITNACAKINKLENKSDMVYNKAVFEIFENETDAKNIIKYKEVLSVLESATDKCKSVASVLESITVKHS; encoded by the coding sequence ATGTCATTAAATTCTATTTTTCAATTTTTAGTTCCAAAAGACAAAAAATTCTTCCCTCTTTTCGAAGAAGCGTCAAGTAATTTAATTGAATTAGCTTCAAACCTGCACGAAGCTGTAAATCTTCCTCTAAAGGAAAGAGAAGTTCTTTTTATCAAAATAGATGAATTAGAACAAAAAGGAGAAGATATAACTCGTCAGACAAATTTAGAATTGAGCAGAAACTTTATCACTCCTTTTGATAGAGAAGATATTCACTCCTTGATTACGTCAATTGATTATGTAGCCGATTATCTTCATGGTGCAGCTTCAAGAATGCGTTTGTATCAAGTGGATAAAATCACGAAATCAATTCGTAAAATGACAGAAATCAACCTTGAGGCTTGTCAGAATATTGATGTTGCGGTAAAAGAATTGAAAAATTTGAGCAACATGAAAACGATTACCAACGCTTGTGCAAAAATTAACAAGCTGGAAAACAAATCGGATATGGTTTATAATAAAGCCGTTTTTGAAATTTTCGAAAATGAAACAGATGCCAAAAATATTATTAAATATAAAGAAGTATTGTCAGTTTTAGAATCTGCAACTGATAAATGTAAGAGTGTAGCTAGTGTTCTAGAATCTATCACAGTAAAACATTCTTAA
- the rimK gene encoding 30S ribosomal protein S6--L-glutamate ligase yields MVQNKVILGSEEWCSFPELGIPTIKARVDSGAKTSALHAINIAPFIKNDANWVKFDINPIQNNIKTVIHCEAPLVGKRIVKSSSGFREHRYVIQTSIAIGDSKWPIEMTLTNRDSMGFRMLLGREAMSGRILVDPEQKYLLGQPTPESLKELYVNSEKASSGLRIGLLASNPELYSNKRIMEAGEMRGHEMHFLNIKECYMKLDAKTPEIHYRGGKILNQFDAIIPRIRPSITFYGCALTRQFEALKVFCLNSSTAITQSRDKLYSLQLLLNHGVDIPTTGFANSPLDTDNLIKMVGGSPLIVKLLEGTQGKGVVLAETKKAAESVINAFKSLNANILVQEFIKEANGKDIRCFVIDGKVVAAIQREAMPGEFRANIHLGGTASIIKVTAEEKKIAIKAAKAMDLKVAGVDIIRSSKGPLLLEVNSSPGLEGIEGATNKDIAGEMIKAIEKNFKIK; encoded by the coding sequence ATGGTACAAAATAAAGTTATACTGGGTAGCGAAGAATGGTGCTCATTTCCAGAATTAGGAATTCCTACAATTAAAGCCCGAGTTGATTCTGGTGCCAAAACATCTGCTTTGCATGCTATTAATATTGCGCCATTTATAAAAAACGATGCCAATTGGGTAAAGTTTGACATCAATCCTATTCAAAACAATATCAAAACAGTTATTCATTGTGAAGCTCCATTAGTAGGGAAACGTATCGTAAAAAGCTCCAGTGGTTTTAGAGAACATCGTTATGTGATTCAAACTAGTATAGCTATTGGCGATTCTAAATGGCCTATCGAAATGACGTTAACCAATAGAGATTCAATGGGTTTCCGAATGCTTTTGGGAAGAGAAGCCATGAGCGGAAGAATCCTTGTTGATCCCGAACAAAAATATCTTCTAGGACAACCAACTCCCGAAAGTTTAAAAGAATTATATGTAAACTCTGAGAAAGCCAGTTCAGGCTTACGAATTGGTCTTTTAGCCAGCAACCCTGAATTATACAGTAACAAAAGAATAATGGAGGCTGGCGAAATGAGAGGCCATGAAATGCATTTTTTAAACATCAAAGAATGCTACATGAAGTTAGATGCCAAAACTCCCGAAATTCATTACCGTGGCGGAAAAATATTAAATCAATTTGATGCTATTATACCGAGAATTCGCCCCAGCATTACCTTTTACGGCTGTGCTTTAACGCGGCAATTCGAAGCTCTAAAAGTGTTTTGCTTAAACTCATCAACAGCTATTACGCAGTCCAGAGATAAATTATATTCTTTACAATTGCTGCTGAATCATGGTGTCGATATTCCAACAACAGGATTTGCAAATTCTCCATTGGATACAGATAATTTAATAAAGATGGTTGGAGGATCGCCACTTATAGTAAAATTACTGGAAGGAACTCAAGGAAAAGGAGTTGTATTGGCAGAAACCAAAAAAGCAGCCGAAAGTGTAATCAATGCTTTCAAAAGCCTAAATGCCAATATATTAGTTCAAGAATTCATTAAAGAAGCTAATGGAAAAGACATTCGTTGTTTTGTAATTGACGGTAAAGTGGTTGCTGCTATCCAAAGAGAAGCTATGCCAGGCGAATTTAGAGCAAACATTCATTTAGGAGGAACTGCTTCTATTATCAAAGTTACTGCAGAGGAGAAAAAGATTGCCATAAAAGCAGCCAAAGCCATGGATCTAAAAGTAGCTGGAGTCGATATTATTCGTTCATCAAAAGGACCATTATTACTCGAAGTAAACTCTTCTCCCGGGCTTGAAGGAATCGAAGGCGCTACCAATAAAGATATTGCTGGAGAAATGATAAAAGCTATTGAGAAGAATTTTAAGATAAAATAG